A region of Argentina anserina chromosome 5, drPotAnse1.1, whole genome shotgun sequence DNA encodes the following proteins:
- the LOC126794735 gene encoding uncharacterized protein LOC126794735 isoform X1 has protein sequence MAEIVEHHTKVEILVRTIGPARPSRLQVSSSIRVLDLRKLIAENYQLPLEKLRLIMRGNVLHDSKSGQDVNLQLKDGDSLIVAVKPKPPAKHLRDGLEDDDDEDDLKFQLPQSSSRWKRRVYAVLHDKLKLPDILLMAIFSLSLKMWVIIIMWFVLAPVAHRWDIGPLYILGTGFGIILLNLGQRKPGDVSAYSIFNEDFRELPGTLNAERLDGDIRTGQI, from the exons ATGGCTGAGATCGTAGAGCATCACACCAAGGTTGAGATCCTTGTACGCACCATCGGTCCAGCTCGCCCTTCTCGTCTCCAAGTCTCCTCTTCCATCAGA GTGCTTGACTTGAGAAAATTGATAGCTGAAAATTATCAGTTACCATTAGAGAAGTTGAGGCTTATTATGCGAGGCAATGTCTTGCATGACAGCAAAAGCGGGCAGGATGTGAATCTCCAACTCAAGGATGGCG ATTCTCTTATTGTTGCTGTCAAACCAAAGCCACCAGCTAAGCATCTTAGGGATGGATTAGAGGATGACGACGATGAAGATGATCTG aagTTTCAGCTTCCCCAATCATCAAGCCGGTGGAAGAGGAGAGTTTACGCTGTTCTACATGATAAGTTGAAGCTTCCTG ATATTCTCTTGATGGCCATTTTCTCTCTCAGTTTGAAGATGTGGGTAATTATCATCATGTGGTTTGTATTGGCACCTGTGGCCCATAGATGGGACATTGGCCCTTTATAT ATACTTGGCACCGGTTTTGGTATCATTCTTTTGAATCTAGGACAGCGGAAGCCTGGTGATGTCAG TGCATATTCGATTTTCAATGAAGATTTTAGAGAGCTTCCAGGGACCCTTAATGCAGAACGTCTTGATGGGGACATACGAACAGGTCAGATTTGA
- the LOC126794735 gene encoding uncharacterized protein LOC126794735 isoform X2 — protein MRGNVLHDSKSGQDVNLQLKDGDSLIVAVKPKPPAKHLRDGLEDDDDEDDLKFQLPQSSSRWKRRVYAVLHDKLKLPDILLMAIFSLSLKMWVIIIMWFVLAPVAHRWDIGPLYILGTGFGIILLNLGQRKPGDVSAYSIFNEDFRELPGTLNAERLDGDIRTGQI, from the exons ATGCGAGGCAATGTCTTGCATGACAGCAAAAGCGGGCAGGATGTGAATCTCCAACTCAAGGATGGCG ATTCTCTTATTGTTGCTGTCAAACCAAAGCCACCAGCTAAGCATCTTAGGGATGGATTAGAGGATGACGACGATGAAGATGATCTG aagTTTCAGCTTCCCCAATCATCAAGCCGGTGGAAGAGGAGAGTTTACGCTGTTCTACATGATAAGTTGAAGCTTCCTG ATATTCTCTTGATGGCCATTTTCTCTCTCAGTTTGAAGATGTGGGTAATTATCATCATGTGGTTTGTATTGGCACCTGTGGCCCATAGATGGGACATTGGCCCTTTATAT ATACTTGGCACCGGTTTTGGTATCATTCTTTTGAATCTAGGACAGCGGAAGCCTGGTGATGTCAG TGCATATTCGATTTTCAATGAAGATTTTAGAGAGCTTCCAGGGACCCTTAATGCAGAACGTCTTGATGGGGACATACGAACAGGTCAGATTTGA